The following coding sequences are from one Danio rerio strain Tuebingen ecotype United States chromosome 21, GRCz12tu, whole genome shotgun sequence window:
- the crebrf gene encoding CREB3 regulatory factor, producing the protein MFKTKLPPEIDDKIGRLRQRRCQKSFRQGTEDLCSAMPQPSISGMDPPFGDAFQNCSFADQALTSTDLLANSSDPDFMYELDRDMTCRQSPRGDIFTVGDCKDLDTMDHLPELVDSDPACNSNFEQWDTYWEDLTKYTRLTSCDIWGTKEVDFLGLDDFSSPYQDEEVISRTPTLAQLNSEDSQPVCDTLYHPDLLVGQKQLLFPTPTMAKKTNRFSNPSTGASSSRNPLPDFAEGSQKATWPVPSSTDTMAKAQIHGPSKTSTELLENTDYVRKAKVCFSVPRKPLVESSAQPVSISSSTPIQESTASLVSEDPAVITAANTASSISCEKRVAIPKREVTSGPAPEVGTLRAVPHKLHFPSATGSETLLTMSALGSDASAADKKKEEEHNYSLFLTRARLAGKVTADIEEEEEEEEEEVDDEEEEEEEEEEKAEELDLDDEDHDEGFGSEHELSENDEEEEEEDDEDYEGDKDDYASDAFSEPGCDTDMVDDVKGLTAGISRKRGKRRYFWEYSEQIIPFKQERMLKPSEWDRDTLPSNMYQKNGLHHGKYTLKKSRRTDVEDLTPNPRKLLQIGNELRKLNKVISDLTPVSELPLTARPRSRKEKNKLASRACRLKKKAQYEANKVKLWGLGTEYDRLLFVINAIKEEIVNKVQDISQDKTTSMTEKLDKLIEDTLVEPPVASQTSDFVNQILENTGKGDPTGGLVGLRVPTSKV; encoded by the exons atgtttaaaaccaAACTTCCTCCAGAGATTGACGACAAGATAGGGAGATTGAGGCAGAGGAGGTGCCAGAAAAGTTTCCGTCAAGGAACTGAGGATCTGTGCTCTGCAATGCCTCAG CCCAGCATTAGCGGAATGGATCCTCCCTTTGGGGATGCCTTTCAAAACTGCTCTTTTGCTGACCAGGCGCTGACCAGCACAGACCTGTTGGCTAACAGTTCTGACCCAGATTTCATGTATGAACTG gATCGGGACATGACTTGTCGCCAGAGCCCTAGAggagacattttcacagtagggGACTGCAAGGACTTGGATACCATGGATCATCTACCCGAGTTGGTGGACAGTGACCCTGCTTGCAACTCCAATTTCGAGCAGTGGGACACATACTGGGAGGACTTGACCAAGTACACCCGACTTACCAGTTGTGACATCTGGGGCACCAAAGAAGTTGATTTCTTGGGCCTTGATGACTTTTCCAGCCCTTACCAAGACGAGGAGGTGATCAGTCGGACTCCCACGCTGGCCCAGCTCAACAGTGAGGACTCGCAGCCAGTTTGTGACACCCTTTACCATCCTGATTTGTTGGTGGGTCAAAAGCAGCTTTTGTTTCCGACTCCCACCATGGCCAAAAAGACCAATAGATTCAGTAACCCTTCGACCGGCGCCTCATCAAGTCGCAACCCTCTGCCTGACTTTGCCGAAGGATCCCAGAAGGCAACCTGGCCTGTTCCCTCCAGCACTGACACAATGGCCAAGGCCCAAATTCATGGTCCTAGCAAAACATCAACCGAGCTTCTGGAAAACACGGATTATGTTCGTAAAGCCAAGGTATGCTTCAGCGTACCACGTAAGCCTTTGGTAGAGAGCTCTGCCCAGCCGGTTAGTATTTCTTCCTCTACTCCCATCCAGGAGTCCACTGCTTCACTGGTCAGTGAGGACCCAGCTGTCATTACCGCCGCCAACACTGCTTCGTCCATTAGCTGCGAAAAGAGAGTGGCGATACCTAAACGAGAGGTAACAAGTGGTCCCGCTCCAGAAGTAGGGACTCTAAGGGCTGTGCCACACAAACTCCACTTCCCTTCAGCTACCGGCAGTGAAACCTTGCTCACCATGAGTGCCCTTGGATCCGACGCTTCGGCAGCAGACAAAAAGAAGGAGGAAGAGCACAACTACTCATTATTCTTGACCAGGGCCAGGCTGGCAGGGAAGGTGACCGCTGACatagaagaggaggaggaagaggaagaggaagaggtggatgacgaagaagaagaagaagaggaggaggaggaaaaggcTGAGGAGTTGGACTTAGACGATGAAGACCACGATGAAGGGTTTGGCAGTGAACATGAGCTCTCAGAGAAtgatgaggaagaggaagaggaggatgacGAGGATTATGAGGGAGATAAAGATGACTATGCTAGTGATGCATTCTCAGAGCCAG GATGTGACACTGATATGGTCGATGATGTCAAAGGCCTGACAGCTGGGATTTCCAGGAAGAGAGGAAAGCGCCGATACTTTTGGGAGTATAGCGAGCAGATCATCCCATTCAAACAGGAGCGCATGCTGAAACCCTCCGAATGGGACAGAGACACGCTTCCCAGCAACATGTACCAAAAGAATGGCCTGCATCATG GAAAGTACACATTGAAGAAATCCCGGAGAACGGATGTGGAAGATCTTACTCCAAACCCTCGAAAGCTCCTTCAGATTGGCAATGAGCTCCGGAAGCTCAATAAAGTCATCAGTGACCTGACACCCGTCAGTGAATTACCCCTTACTGCTCGGCCTCGCTCTCGAAAGGAGAAGAACAAGCTTGCATCCAG GGCCTGCCGGCTAAAGAAGAAAGCGCAGTATGAGGCCAACAAAGTCAAGCTGTGGGGCCTTGGAACCGAATATG ATCGTTTGCTGTTTGTGATCAATGCAATCAAAGAAGAGATAGTCAACAAGGTCCAGGATATCTCACAGGACAAAACAACAAGTATGACAGAGAAGCTGGATAAACTCATTGAGGATACCCTGG